A stretch of Rhododendron vialii isolate Sample 1 chromosome 4a, ASM3025357v1 DNA encodes these proteins:
- the LOC131323383 gene encoding transcription factor TCP4-like — MGETQQQQQQNPRPQKGLRHSGGEIVEVQGGHIVRSTGRKDRHSKVCTAKGPRDRRVRLSAHTAIQFYDVQDRLGYDRPSKAVDWLIKKAKSAIDELDELPAWDPTSSGWVSQNANPKRAAFSGSSQHDLLQMNEQHDLLQMGGNSNNGSGGSNTGNSSFLPPSMDSDSIADTIKSFFPMGGSSSSAAAAAAVGNNNASSFHNSFAPPPPQDLRLSLQSFDDHPILIHPHAPPQQQQQADLFNAGLGFDVSWSEHQRMVAWNSTAGGSDGGVGGFAFNAPPLLQSLLVGHNQSNNSHQNGNNNNQFVSLSSQRGPLQSSNTPSIRAWIDPSLDHHQHYQYYHQNLPVYPTSFGGGGFSGFHIPARIQGEQEEHDGVSDKPSSASSDSTRH, encoded by the coding sequence ATGGGAGAgacccaacaacaacaacaacaaaacccaaGACCCCAAAAGGGCCTGAGGCACTCGGGCGGGGAGATCGTGGAAGTGCAGGGCGGCCACATTGTCCGGTCCACCGGCCGGAAAGACCGCCACAGCAAAGTATGCACCGCGAAGGGGCCGAGAGACCGCCGCGTGCGCCTCTCGGCCCACACCGCGATCCAGTTCTACGACGTCCAGGACCGGCTGGGCTACGACAGGCCCAGCAAGGCCGTCGACTGGCTCATCAAGAAGGCCAAGTCCGCCATAGACGAGCTCGACGAGCTCCCCGCGTGGGACCCAACCTCCTCGGGCTGGGTCTCACAGAATGCCAACCCCAAGCGCGCGGCCTTTTCAGGTTCTTCACAACATGATTTGCTTCAAATGAATGAACAACATGATTTGCTTCAAATGGGTGGTAATAGCAACAACGGGAGTGGCGGTAGCAATACCGGTAACTCGAGTTTTTTACCGCCGTCGATGGATTCTGACTCTATTGCAGACACCATTAAGTCTTTCTTCCCGATGGGCGGGTCGTCGTcgtcggcggcggcggcggcggctgtGGGGAATAACAATGCATCGTCGTTTCATAACAGCTTCGCCCCGCCGCCGCCGCAGGATCTGAGGCTTTCGCTTCAGTCTTTTGACGACCACCCAATTCTCATCCACCCCCACGCGCCgccgcagcagcagcagcaggcCGACCTTTTCAATGCGGGATTAGGGTTTGATGTTTCTTGGTCGGAGCACCAGAGAATGGTGGCGTGGAATTCTACCGCCGGCGGCAGTGATGGTGGCGTTGGAGGGTTTGCGTTCAACGCGCCGCCGTTGCTGCAGTCGTTGTTGGTGGGCCATAACCAAAGCAACAATAGCCACCAGAAcggcaacaacaacaaccagtTTGTTTCTTTATCATCACAGAGGGGACCCCTTCAGTCCAGTAACACCCCATCGATTCGTGCTTGGATAGACCCGTCTTTAGATCACCACCAACACTACCAGTACTACCACCAGAACCTGCCCGTTTATCCGACCTCGTTCGGAGGCGGCGGATTCTCCGGGTTTCACATTCCAGCACGAATCCAGGGTGAACAAGAGGAACATGACGGCGTTTCCGACAAGCCGTCCTCTGCTTCCTCCGATTCTACTCGCCATTGA